The window ATAATGTGAAAATACAGGAATTTTTTATTCGAAATTTCTGTCACGTATAAAATTTCCTCCGTCCCCACACGCACTGAAGATAGCAGTTAAAGAAATCAATCGAAATAATCAACGGTCAAGGTCAGCACAATGGCAAGACCAGACCAAAATTATAAATCTCCACCGTCACCATTACTCAAGATTGATTCTGCATCGTAGATAGATCAAATCTTTGGAAACCAAGTTGCAGAATACTCGTGAACATTATGaaaatagggttttttttcccaCTTTCATTAATCATGTTTGactatgatttttctttatatgacATGTATATGGGCAAGCTGTTCATACCAAATTAATAGCTTTCAGAGTCTTGCATATATACGGGTAAAGCACGTAGCTCTGAGAAAACATTGTAGTCTAAGCATCCATTCTTATAAATCCTctgcgtgtgtgtgtgtctaaGAAATCAAGAGAGTCGTTTAATCTCATAGGAAAAACCAGCCATGGTAGATGTGTTGACGGAAGAGCAAACTGCTGAGTTCCAGGAAGCCTTCTGTCTATTTGACAAGGATGGAGATGGTACGTATACGTACAGCTACTCGTTTGTCTGTGCTATTCTGCTAtgccctcttcttcttcttcttgatttttcttttcatgcgTTTGTTGCTTGTAGCTTCATTTGTTATAGTCAGATTACTCCTACTCTGCAAATAAAGTTTTCTCCCTTAATTATCCTCCTTTGTTTACACTTTCTCCAAGTTAGTTATCACAGAATGATCAAGGCAAGCTTAATGGTGATTATACGTGATTATTGAAGTCTATTTTGTGAGCTATATTCTTCTTAATTAGTTGATTTGGTATTAATATATACTTGatataaaactgaaaagaaaaggaaaaatataccCCTAGCTAATTTAAATAGCAAATGCATGCCTGGTTTATATAAAACCATAGTTAATAAAGATGGTTCAGTCTAGCTAGTGGGTTTACGTCTGATGCAGGAAAGATTTccagttgaacaaaaaaataaataaatattaacctTGTGAATCTCGATTAACCCGATCAGGTTTTTAATTAGTGATTCATTTAATCTGGTCAAACTCGGCTGGATCAACTAAATAAACAGCCTAGAGATCATCTACTCTGCTGACTTCTGATATATAATTGTCAGGGTGCATTACCTTCGAGGAACTAGCCACTGTAATCAAATCTCTGGACGACAGTGCCACAGACGAAGAGTTACATATTATGATCAGTGAAGTTGATGTTGATGGCAATGGAACCATAGAATTTGGGGAGTTCTTGAATCTAATGGCAAGAAAAATGAGGGTaatgcattttatatatatatatatatatatatatatatatatatatatatatatatatatatccctgtTCAATTTGTCAAACCTTGCCAAAGTCAACGAGAAGCACATTTATTTTCCCTCCTATAATTAAAGAACTGTCGGCCTGAATTATACGTTTGTAGGAAAATGATGCAGCTGAGGAACTGAAAGAGGCTTTCAAGGTTTTTGACAAGGATCAAGATGGCTACATTTCACCTAATGAGGTTTGATTTTCTATCGCTGacttcactatatatatatatatatatatatatatatatatatatatatatataggcctACATGGGTTTATTTCGGAGGCCTAGTCACCATGATTGACGTATAATGATGATGGGtattatattcaatttaaaatcttaaatttttatgctAGTGACCTCCTTCTTGGTTGAGTGAATCctccacaatgttttttttctaaaataaaataatatttctcaaATGCAATggaataattaatatttgttgaaaattggtaatgttttatttattcatcATATAACACACTATCATTTGGACTCTTTAATTAAAGCCTATGCTGTCTCATACTAATagcacaacaacaacaaaaatcgtCCTCGTTAAGGAGTCCACGTACGTACattctaaaaaaacacaaattcttattaattatatatatatatatatatatatatagagtgtgtgtgtgtgtgtgtgtgtgagagagagagagagagagagagagagagagagagagagagagagagagagagagagagagagagagagagagagagagagagatgaaaatTTCACTTTACTCCATGGTATTTTGTCACATGGCtgaataaaacttttttaaaaaattatttgtaataaactcaaatttttcaagtccaaaaaacttatgaaaataaaaaaaattcatgatctCAAAACAATATTGAGTCTAAGCCAAATTTCCATGAGTTAATTTAACCTAAAGGAAGAGCTCATACCCTATGAgtaatctcaatatattttgaattttactttTTCTACACTCTTatgtgtataaaaaatatttcaatagcctaccatatttttataatcattaatattatGTTATAGATATTTATTCATCGTGATGTTTGTGTaaggaatatttatcttttattaatacTATCAAGATAAAATAACTCTTCAGTCCtttcactatatatataatataacaaGATTCATTAGCTATAAAATATCCATAAATCCTTCAACCTCAAGGTTCATAATCTTCATTCTCTATTATATATACATTTTCAAAACATctctttctaaaatattattgttttttttttctctaaaaatatgTTCACTTAAACATCTAAAAacctttaaatttatcaaagaaaacTTTTTATAGATATCAATCATCTTAATTTACCAAATAACAACTACCAATCAACTTAACTAAGAAGAAtagataaaatttcaagaagTCCTGTTTGATAATGTCAACAACTCCCTACAACCATGTCTTACCACGTTATCTAATTAAGATTTCAATGTTTTTACCTTTTTCATGCAGTTGAGGCATGTAATGATCAATCTAGGAGAGCAATTGACAGATGAAGAGTTAGAGCAGATGATCCGAGAGGCTGACTTGGATGGAGATGGTCAGGTTAGCTACGAGGAATTTGTGAGAATAATGCTGGCTGTTTGAgcaaatatttatgatatatatgATTCTATGTACAAGATGATATCTGTTTGAgcaaatatttatgatatgattCTATGTACaagatgatatatatatgtatgtatgtatgtatggattAGACAGATATTGCAGCCTGATCTGCATAATTCAACTATATATGCAAAACTATAGTTAGAAAAAATGGAAAGGTCCATGGCGTGGACACCGCTCGGACAAATTAGTCCATCCAAGTCATGGGCAGGAAATTGACTGAAACACCGGTCGCAAACAACCAATACATATAATGACTTTGTGTCCGTCCGTGCCATGGGTTGTGTTATGCTGCTTTTCAATTCTTGTTTTTAACGTAACATGGTCGTGCCTCTGAGGTCTGCTCTCCGTGCACTTCCCCGCCatgtttttatatgcttttttctGGTTGCAAGCTCTCCTTTAGTGGTTTCTCGTGACATTATTTGGGTTGGTAATTTCTCATACCATCATTTGGTATAACTTGCGTGCTTTTTGGTTCAATTTCTCTGGTGCAGTTTTGTGATACGTTGTTCAAAGGTAGATTTTGAAGTGATTGGTTggaatattttgtgtttttttaattgattttatttttatttttatcatttaatttaatattgagttgatgaaaaattaaact is drawn from Populus nigra chromosome 5, ddPopNigr1.1, whole genome shotgun sequence and contains these coding sequences:
- the LOC133693217 gene encoding calmodulin-like protein 8, whose amino-acid sequence is MVDVLTEEQTAEFQEAFCLFDKDGDGCITFEELATVIKSLDDSATDEELHIMISEVDVDGNGTIEFGEFLNLMARKMRENDAAEELKEAFKVFDKDQDGYISPNELRHVMINLGEQLTDEELEQMIREADLDGDGQVSYEEFVRIMLAV